The Terracoccus luteus genome includes a region encoding these proteins:
- a CDS encoding NAD-dependent epimerase/dehydratase family protein, with product MRVLVTGASGLLGGRTATALADRGDDVTVLQRRASGLGLREVRGDVTDRDTVARAAEGHDAVVHLAAKVDVTGRWSDYERVNVGGTAAVVAACRAAGVRRLVHVSSPSVAHAGESLVGVGAGPADPATARGHYARSKALAEQVALGADGDGLAVVAVRPHLVWGPGDTQLVARLVDRARSGRLPVVGTGAALIDSTYVTNAVEALVAAVDRCESAHGRAVVVSNGEPRPVAELVADICRAAGAPAPHRRVPTVAALTAGAVAEGWVAARGAVQRLTGRPPAATDPPLTRFVVEQLTTAHWFDQRETRALLGWTPRVSVEQGLAELAASLR from the coding sequence GTGAGGGTGCTCGTCACCGGCGCGAGCGGACTGCTCGGCGGGCGGACCGCGACCGCCCTGGCCGACCGGGGTGACGACGTGACGGTGCTGCAGCGCCGTGCCTCCGGCCTCGGGCTGCGTGAGGTCCGTGGCGACGTCACCGACCGCGACACGGTGGCCCGGGCCGCCGAGGGGCACGACGCGGTCGTGCACCTCGCCGCCAAGGTCGACGTCACCGGGCGGTGGTCAGACTACGAGCGGGTCAACGTCGGGGGCACCGCCGCCGTCGTGGCGGCCTGCCGCGCCGCCGGGGTTCGCCGGCTCGTGCACGTCAGCTCGCCCTCGGTCGCCCACGCGGGCGAGTCGCTCGTCGGCGTGGGCGCCGGCCCGGCCGACCCGGCGACGGCCCGGGGTCACTACGCGCGCAGCAAGGCGCTGGCCGAGCAGGTCGCGCTCGGCGCCGACGGTGACGGCCTGGCCGTCGTGGCCGTACGGCCGCACCTCGTCTGGGGCCCCGGTGACACCCAGCTCGTCGCCCGGCTCGTCGACCGCGCCCGGTCGGGTCGCCTGCCCGTCGTCGGCACCGGAGCGGCCCTCATCGACAGCACCTACGTGACGAACGCGGTCGAGGCCCTCGTCGCCGCCGTCGACCGGTGCGAGAGCGCCCACGGCCGTGCGGTCGTCGTCAGCAACGGCGAGCCGCGGCCCGTGGCCGAGCTCGTCGCCGACATCTGCCGGGCGGCGGGAGCGCCTGCCCCTCACCGCCGCGTGCCGACCGTGGCCGCGCTGACGGCCGGCGCCGTCGCCGAGGGGTGGGTGGCCGCCCGCGGAGCGGTCCAGCGCCTCACCGGGCGACCCCCCGCGGCCACCGACCCGCCCCTGACCCGTTTCGTCGTCGAGCAGCTGACGACGGCCCACTGGTTCGACCAGCGCGAGACGCGCGCGCTGCTGGGCTGGACCCCGAGGGTGTCCGTCGAGCAGGGGCTGGCCGAGCTGGCGGCGTCGCTGCGCTGA
- a CDS encoding alpha/beta fold hydrolase, with the protein MILAPSDVTAPDGPVADGVRPATAPSHAGLADDVLERLPGVDARWSRYVDVPDTDGTSDAAGRSTRRWHVLDNRVDPSGPDGQGTVLAVHGNPTWSYLWRRLVAAAPRGWRVVAVDQLGMGFSERTAPRTLAQRVDDLGALTAALGITGPVVTVAHDWGGPVSLGWALAHREQLRAVVLTNTAVHQPAGSAAPGLIRLARTPGIRQLSCVVTPTFVRATTALSRPPLPAPVRDAFAAPYDSVSRRVAVGDFVADIPFEGEHESAGTLDTIAEGVRHLDVPALLLWGPRDPVFTGVHLADLRERMPHADVHRYEGASHLVVEDAPRAVDDAWRWITATVERPLPDATSTVERPLPDTHAPLWQGLLDRAGDPATAVVELGGEGRRIGFDLLEQRVRDLAAGLVLHGVRPGHRVALLVPPGADLTLAVYACWQAGASVVVADAGLGLRRMGRALRGARPDHLIAIDRGLAAAAAMRVPGARVVSGPRLPRAVERALGVTASVGELVDAGRRRPDVVPTPRGDDAECAVLFTSGATGAPKGVVYRGRQLRAQLAALRATYGLTADDRLVAAFAPFALYGPALGLASAVPDMDVTAPATLTATALADAVAAVEGTVVFASPAALRNVVHTASSLTPQHRSALAGVRLLMSAGAPVPASLLHEVAALVPQARLHTPYGMTECLPVADISLAQIDAAGHGDGVCVGHPVPGVTVALSALDADGRATGALADATGTTGEICVRADHVKDRYDQLWATEADSSRDHGWHRTGDVGHLDDDGRLWVEGRLVHVVTTADGPLTPVGPEQRVEAVGDVALAAFVGVGPVGTQQPVVVVTTTGCARPGLADADLARAVRGAAAVGVAAVLVTDRMPVDIRHASKIDRARVARWAERVLAGERVGRP; encoded by the coding sequence GTGATTCTCGCCCCCTCCGACGTGACCGCCCCTGACGGCCCCGTCGCCGATGGCGTGCGCCCGGCCACGGCGCCGTCGCACGCGGGACTGGCCGACGACGTGCTCGAGCGGCTCCCGGGGGTGGATGCTCGTTGGTCGCGGTACGTCGACGTGCCCGACACCGACGGCACGTCCGACGCCGCCGGGCGGTCGACCCGTCGCTGGCACGTGCTCGACAACCGCGTCGACCCGTCCGGCCCGGACGGGCAGGGCACGGTGCTCGCCGTGCACGGCAACCCGACGTGGAGCTACCTGTGGCGGCGCCTCGTCGCGGCCGCCCCGCGCGGCTGGCGCGTCGTCGCCGTCGACCAGCTCGGCATGGGCTTCTCCGAGCGCACGGCACCGCGCACCCTGGCGCAGCGGGTCGACGACCTCGGTGCGCTGACCGCGGCCCTGGGCATCACGGGCCCCGTCGTCACCGTCGCCCACGACTGGGGTGGCCCGGTGTCGCTGGGCTGGGCCCTGGCCCACCGGGAGCAGCTGCGCGCCGTCGTGCTCACCAACACCGCGGTGCACCAACCGGCCGGGTCGGCCGCCCCCGGCCTCATCCGCCTCGCCCGCACCCCCGGCATCCGGCAGCTGTCGTGCGTCGTGACACCGACGTTCGTACGGGCGACGACGGCCCTGTCGCGCCCGCCGCTGCCCGCACCGGTGCGGGACGCGTTCGCGGCCCCCTACGACTCGGTGTCGCGGCGGGTCGCCGTGGGTGACTTCGTCGCCGACATCCCCTTCGAGGGCGAGCACGAGAGCGCCGGCACGCTCGACACCATCGCCGAGGGTGTCAGGCACCTCGACGTGCCCGCGCTGCTGCTGTGGGGCCCGCGCGACCCGGTCTTCACCGGGGTGCACCTGGCCGACCTCCGCGAGCGGATGCCGCACGCCGACGTGCACCGGTACGAGGGCGCCTCGCACCTCGTCGTCGAGGACGCCCCCCGGGCGGTCGACGACGCCTGGCGCTGGATCACCGCCACCGTCGAGAGGCCACTTCCCGACGCCACCTCCACCGTTGAGAGGCCACTTCCCGACACCCACGCGCCCCTCTGGCAGGGCCTGCTCGACCGCGCCGGTGACCCCGCCACGGCGGTCGTCGAGCTCGGGGGCGAGGGTCGCCGCATCGGGTTCGACCTGCTGGAGCAGCGGGTGCGTGACCTCGCCGCGGGGCTCGTCCTGCACGGTGTTCGGCCGGGCCACCGGGTCGCCCTGCTCGTCCCGCCCGGTGCCGACCTCACCCTCGCCGTCTACGCGTGCTGGCAGGCCGGTGCCTCGGTCGTCGTCGCCGACGCGGGCCTCGGTCTGCGCCGCATGGGCCGGGCCCTCCGCGGTGCCCGCCCGGACCACCTCATCGCGATCGACCGCGGACTGGCCGCCGCGGCCGCCATGCGCGTGCCGGGCGCGCGCGTCGTGTCCGGCCCGCGCCTGCCGCGCGCCGTCGAGCGCGCGCTCGGCGTGACGGCATCCGTCGGCGAGCTCGTGGATGCCGGTCGGCGGCGTCCCGACGTCGTCCCCACCCCGCGCGGCGACGACGCGGAGTGCGCCGTCCTCTTCACGTCGGGCGCCACCGGCGCCCCCAAGGGGGTCGTCTACCGCGGCCGGCAGCTGCGGGCGCAGCTCGCGGCGCTGCGGGCCACGTACGGCCTGACGGCCGACGACCGCCTCGTGGCCGCCTTCGCCCCCTTCGCGCTCTACGGTCCCGCCCTCGGGCTCGCCTCGGCGGTGCCCGACATGGACGTCACCGCCCCGGCCACCCTCACCGCGACAGCGCTGGCCGACGCCGTCGCCGCGGTCGAGGGCACCGTGGTCTTCGCCTCCCCCGCCGCCCTGCGCAACGTCGTGCATACCGCGAGCTCGCTGACGCCACAACACCGTTCGGCTCTGGCCGGAGTGCGACTGCTCATGTCCGCCGGCGCCCCGGTGCCCGCGTCGCTGCTGCACGAGGTGGCCGCCCTCGTCCCCCAGGCGCGGCTGCACACGCCCTACGGCATGACCGAGTGCCTGCCCGTCGCCGACATCTCGCTCGCCCAGATCGACGCCGCCGGCCACGGGGACGGCGTCTGCGTCGGCCACCCGGTGCCCGGAGTGACCGTCGCCCTCAGTGCTCTCGACGCCGACGGTCGTGCGACCGGCGCCCTCGCCGACGCCACGGGGACGACAGGCGAGATCTGCGTCCGTGCCGACCACGTCAAGGACCGGTACGACCAGCTGTGGGCCACCGAGGCCGACAGCTCCCGCGACCACGGGTGGCACCGCACCGGCGACGTCGGGCACCTCGACGACGACGGCCGCCTCTGGGTCGAGGGCCGGCTCGTGCACGTCGTCACCACCGCCGACGGCCCCCTCACGCCGGTGGGCCCCGAGCAACGGGTAGAGGCTGTCGGCGACGTCGCCCTCGCGGCGTTCGTCGGGGTCGGCCCGGTGGGCACGCAGCAGCCGGTCGTCGTCGTGACGACGACCGGCTGCGCCCGTCCCGGGCTCGCCGACGCCGACCTCGCCCGCGCGGTCCGTGGCGCTGCTGCAGTGGGCGTCGCCGCCGTGCTCGTCACCGACCGGATGCCGGTCGACATCCGTCACGCCTCCAAGATCGACCGCGCCCGCGTGGCCCGCTGGGCCGAGCGGGTGCTCGCCGGTGAGCGGGTGGGCCGGCCGTGA
- a CDS encoding 3-oxoacyl-ACP synthase III, with protein sequence MSGNATFRYANTAVLSVCAVDAPVVMTSDAFDEKLLETYARVGLRSGMLERLAGIRERRWWPEGVSFTEGAATAGAKALAEAGIDPSRVGLMVNTSVSREHLEPSMAVQIHHALGLPTSCLNFDLANACLGFVNGMQLAATMIDAGQIDYAVVVDGESSRHTQEVTLERLSQPDATANDVLSQFATLTLGSGAAAMVLGRADQHPEGHRIVGGVARAGTEHHDLCVGDLEWMRTDTRGLLEAGIALSRETWEDAKAEFDWSDMDRYVAHQVSTVHTNAMCEALELPADRVPLTFPTRGNIGPAAVAVTLAQEVDSLQSGDRVLLLGVGSGLNVSCLEIAW encoded by the coding sequence ATGAGCGGAAACGCAACCTTCCGGTACGCGAACACGGCGGTCCTGTCCGTCTGCGCCGTCGACGCCCCGGTGGTGATGACGTCCGACGCCTTCGACGAGAAGCTGCTCGAGACCTACGCCCGCGTCGGGCTCCGCTCGGGGATGCTCGAGCGGCTCGCCGGCATCCGTGAGCGGCGCTGGTGGCCCGAGGGCGTCAGCTTCACCGAGGGTGCGGCGACCGCGGGTGCGAAGGCGCTGGCCGAGGCCGGCATCGACCCCTCGCGCGTCGGGCTCATGGTCAACACGTCGGTGTCGCGAGAGCACCTCGAGCCGTCGATGGCAGTGCAGATCCACCACGCGCTCGGGCTGCCGACGAGCTGCCTCAACTTCGACCTCGCCAACGCCTGCCTCGGCTTCGTCAACGGCATGCAGCTCGCCGCCACGATGATCGACGCCGGGCAGATCGACTACGCCGTCGTCGTCGACGGCGAGAGCTCGCGGCACACGCAGGAGGTCACGCTCGAGCGCCTGTCGCAGCCCGACGCGACCGCCAACGACGTCCTGTCGCAGTTCGCCACGCTGACGCTGGGCTCCGGCGCCGCGGCGATGGTGCTCGGCCGCGCCGACCAGCACCCCGAGGGTCACCGCATCGTCGGTGGCGTCGCCCGTGCGGGCACCGAGCACCACGACCTCTGCGTGGGTGACCTCGAGTGGATGCGCACCGACACCCGCGGCCTGCTCGAGGCCGGCATCGCCCTGTCGCGCGAGACGTGGGAGGACGCCAAGGCCGAGTTCGACTGGAGCGACATGGACCGCTACGTCGCGCACCAGGTCTCGACCGTGCACACCAACGCCATGTGCGAGGCCCTCGAGCTGCCCGCCGACCGCGTGCCGCTCACCTTCCCCACCCGGGGCAACATCGGGCCCGCCGCGGTCGCTGTCACCCTCGCGCAGGAGGTCGACTCGCTGCAGTCGGGCGACCGCGTGCTGCTGCTCGGCGTCGGGTCGGGCCTCAACGTGTCCTGCCTCGAGATCGCCTGGTGA
- the ligD gene encoding non-homologous end-joining DNA ligase, with amino-acid sequence MAPASSKTPAVEIEVDDRVVRLSSPDRVYFSERGETKRDLLDYYLSVGPGIVRALRERPCMLHRFPKGVDGPKVHQKRLPAGAPPWVQTVRLHFPRYGLHADELCVTHLADVAWAVQMSTVEFHPWNSRRADTEKPDEWRIDLDPMPDCPFDTVRRAAAVTHEVLDELGAVGWPKTSGGSGLHVYVRIDPQWGFSDVRRGALAFAREVERRMPDDVTTTWWRKDRSPSDLFVDYNQNARDHTIAAAYSVRGNARGTVSAPLRWDEVADVEPQDLTIATMPARFAELGDLHEGIDDAVFDFSALLEWADRDEREGAAVPPEPDAQ; translated from the coding sequence ATGGCCCCCGCGTCGAGCAAGACTCCCGCCGTCGAGATCGAGGTCGACGACCGGGTCGTGCGCCTCAGCAGTCCCGACCGCGTCTACTTCTCCGAGCGCGGCGAGACCAAGCGCGACCTGCTCGACTACTACCTCTCGGTCGGCCCCGGGATCGTGCGGGCCCTGCGCGAGCGACCGTGCATGCTGCACCGCTTCCCCAAGGGGGTCGACGGGCCCAAGGTGCACCAGAAGCGCCTGCCCGCCGGGGCGCCGCCGTGGGTGCAGACGGTGCGGCTGCACTTCCCGCGCTACGGGCTGCACGCCGACGAGCTGTGCGTCACCCACCTCGCCGACGTGGCGTGGGCGGTGCAGATGTCGACGGTCGAGTTCCACCCGTGGAACAGCCGCCGCGCCGACACCGAGAAGCCCGACGAGTGGCGCATCGACCTCGACCCCATGCCCGACTGCCCTTTCGACACGGTGCGTCGCGCCGCGGCGGTGACGCACGAGGTGCTGGACGAGCTCGGCGCCGTGGGCTGGCCCAAGACGTCGGGCGGCTCGGGGCTGCACGTCTACGTGCGCATCGACCCGCAGTGGGGCTTCTCCGACGTGCGCCGTGGCGCCCTCGCCTTCGCCCGCGAGGTCGAGCGACGGATGCCGGACGACGTGACGACGACGTGGTGGCGCAAGGACCGTTCACCCAGCGACCTCTTCGTCGACTACAACCAGAACGCCCGCGACCACACCATCGCGGCGGCCTACAGCGTTCGCGGCAACGCCCGCGGAACGGTCTCGGCCCCGCTGCGGTGGGACGAGGTCGCCGACGTCGAGCCGCAGGACCTCACCATCGCGACGATGCCGGCGAGGTTCGCCGAGCTGGGCGACCTGCACGAGGGCATCGACGACGCCGTCTTCGACTTCTCGGCGCTGCTCGAGTGGGCCGACCGCGACGAGCGGGAGGGTGCAGCCGTTCCCCCGGAACCCGACGCACAATGA
- a CDS encoding glutathione peroxidase encodes MTTLSDFSATTLTGQEQPLSEYEGDVVLVVNTASRCGFTPQLAGLERLQETYGARGLRVLGFPCNQFGSQEPGTEDEIGEFCQKNYGVTFPMFAKVDVNGRDAHPVWKWLRSQRGGLIGDKIRWNFTKFLVGRDGRVLGRYAPNTDPASIADDIEKALEA; translated from the coding sequence GTGACCACGCTCAGCGACTTCAGCGCCACCACCCTGACGGGGCAGGAGCAGCCGCTCTCGGAGTACGAGGGCGACGTCGTGCTCGTCGTCAACACCGCGAGCAGGTGCGGGTTCACCCCGCAGCTCGCCGGGCTGGAACGGCTGCAGGAGACGTACGGCGCGCGGGGCCTGCGGGTGCTCGGCTTCCCATGCAACCAGTTCGGCAGCCAGGAGCCGGGCACCGAGGACGAGATCGGTGAGTTCTGCCAGAAGAACTACGGCGTGACCTTCCCCATGTTCGCCAAGGTCGACGTCAACGGCCGCGACGCGCACCCCGTCTGGAAGTGGCTGCGGTCGCAGCGCGGCGGCCTCATCGGCGACAAGATCCGCTGGAACTTCACGAAGTTCCTCGTCGGCCGTGACGGCCGGGTGCTCGGTCGCTACGCCCCCAACACCGACCCCGCGTCGATCGCCGACGACATCGAGAAGGCCCTCGAGGCCTGA
- a CDS encoding chorismate-binding protein produces MDHATFADRTAHGVVDVRRGDDALEALSAGEGFWAVVATFEGAVTAVRFAHVEPRMPGGPAGALGEVSTPVTPPPAWRPLDGDWHTSLDRDAYVAAVQEVRSRIAAGTVYQVNVCRVVSHRLDDGADLDGLDSLLRQGNPAPHAARIRCAEAGLDVVCASPELYLGVRDGRVVSRPIKGTAPTAEQLLPKDHAENVMIVDLVRNDLSPVSRPGTVSVDELCVVETHPGLVHLVSTVSGRLRAGTTWRDVLAAAYPPGSVSGAPKSSALQAIADLEPVPRGPYCGAVGWVDAGADAAELAVGIRTFWAERDAGGGRWLRFGTGAGITWHSDPVGEWRETELKAARLVGLAAGAVSP; encoded by the coding sequence GTGGACCACGCCACCTTCGCCGACCGCACCGCCCACGGTGTCGTCGACGTGCGCCGCGGCGACGACGCCCTCGAGGCACTCTCGGCGGGCGAGGGGTTCTGGGCCGTCGTGGCCACCTTCGAGGGTGCCGTCACCGCCGTCCGCTTCGCCCACGTCGAGCCCCGGATGCCGGGTGGCCCGGCCGGTGCCCTGGGGGAGGTGTCGACCCCCGTGACGCCTCCACCGGCCTGGCGGCCGCTCGACGGCGACTGGCACACCTCGCTCGACCGTGACGCCTACGTCGCCGCGGTGCAGGAGGTGCGCTCGCGCATCGCCGCCGGGACCGTCTACCAGGTCAACGTGTGCCGGGTCGTCAGCCACCGGCTCGACGACGGGGCCGACCTCGACGGTCTCGACTCGCTGCTGCGACAGGGCAACCCGGCCCCGCACGCCGCGCGCATCCGGTGCGCCGAGGCGGGTCTCGACGTGGTCTGCGCGTCACCCGAGCTGTACCTGGGGGTGCGTGACGGCCGCGTCGTCAGCCGCCCCATCAAGGGCACCGCGCCCACCGCCGAGCAGCTGCTGCCGAAGGACCACGCCGAGAACGTCATGATCGTCGACCTCGTGCGCAACGACCTGTCGCCCGTGAGCCGGCCCGGCACCGTCTCGGTCGACGAGCTGTGCGTCGTCGAGACGCACCCCGGGCTCGTCCACCTCGTCTCGACCGTCTCCGGCCGGCTGCGTGCGGGCACGACGTGGCGTGACGTCCTCGCCGCCGCCTACCCGCCCGGGTCGGTGAGCGGTGCGCCGAAGTCGAGTGCGCTCCAGGCCATCGCCGACCTCGAGCCGGTGCCTCGCGGGCCCTACTGCGGGGCGGTCGGCTGGGTCGACGCCGGGGCCGACGCCGCCGAGCTGGCGGTCGGCATCCGCACGTTCTGGGCCGAGCGGGACGCCGGGGGTGGGCGGTGGCTGCGGTTCGGGACCGGGGCCGGCATCACGTGGCACTCCGACCCCGTCGGGGAGTGGCGCGAGACCGAGCTCAAGGCTGCGCGTCTCGTGGGGCTGGCCGCCGGCGCTGTGTCACCATGA
- a CDS encoding aminotransferase class IV, which yields MSTNTRVWVDGDLVEPTRAAVSALDHAVTVGDGVFETAKIVDGAPFAVSRHQQRLLRSAAGLGLPAPDLAVVEKGIAAVLDGPPIEFGRLRWSVTGGVGPLGSDRDDAALTYIVLAADQARPPASGKLAVVPWTRNERSAVAGLKTTSYAENVVALARAKSVGAIEAVFANTRGELCECTGSNVFVVVDGEVLTPPLDSGALGGITRELTIEWAREADVPVRETALPLDVLGSADEVFITSSTKDVLPVHAVDERELPAPWPLTERLQAVFRERAAGDLDP from the coding sequence ATGAGCACGAACACACGCGTCTGGGTCGACGGCGACCTCGTCGAGCCCACCCGGGCCGCCGTCTCCGCCCTCGACCACGCCGTCACCGTCGGTGACGGCGTCTTCGAGACGGCCAAGATCGTCGACGGCGCACCCTTCGCGGTGTCTCGCCACCAGCAGCGGCTGCTGCGCTCGGCGGCCGGCCTGGGTCTCCCGGCCCCTGACCTCGCCGTCGTCGAGAAGGGCATCGCGGCCGTGCTCGACGGTCCGCCCATCGAGTTCGGTCGTCTGCGCTGGAGCGTCACCGGCGGCGTGGGCCCCCTCGGCTCCGACCGTGACGACGCCGCGTTGACCTACATCGTGCTCGCCGCCGACCAGGCCCGCCCCCCGGCATCCGGCAAGCTCGCGGTCGTGCCGTGGACCCGCAACGAGCGCTCGGCCGTCGCGGGCCTCAAGACCACCTCGTACGCCGAGAACGTCGTCGCCCTCGCTCGGGCCAAGTCGGTCGGTGCGATCGAGGCGGTGTTCGCGAACACCCGCGGCGAGCTGTGCGAGTGCACCGGCAGCAACGTCTTCGTCGTCGTCGACGGCGAGGTGCTGACGCCGCCGCTCGACTCCGGCGCCCTCGGCGGCATCACGCGCGAGCTGACGATCGAGTGGGCCCGCGAGGCCGACGTGCCCGTCCGCGAGACGGCGCTGCCGCTCGACGTGCTCGGGAGCGCCGACGAGGTCTTCATCACCAGCTCGACGAAGGACGTGCTCCCGGTGCACGCCGTCGACGAGCGCGAGCTGCCCGCCCCCTGGCCACTGACCGAGCGGCTGCAGGCCGTGTTCCGCGAGCGCGCGGCAGGAGACCTCGACCCGTGA
- a CDS encoding TIGR02611 family protein, producing the protein MSTDQHEHPDAGPDGRVDGRPDVRPGRGSDTRQDRRGDVDYGDRNVTLDADEDRWAWRAKLRRNKATHLAYRIAVGVVGGIVTIGGLIMVPAPGPGWLVVFAGIAILASEFEFAQRLLAFGKRQLERWNRWLMAQPVWVRGLVGLATLAFVWLLFWGYFAWQGVPQFVPDWAAQWLQRLPGVD; encoded by the coding sequence GTGAGCACCGACCAGCACGAGCACCCCGACGCCGGCCCCGACGGTCGAGTCGACGGGCGCCCCGACGTACGTCCCGGCAGGGGCTCGGACACGCGTCAGGACCGGCGCGGTGACGTCGACTACGGCGACCGCAACGTCACCCTCGACGCGGACGAGGACCGGTGGGCCTGGCGGGCAAAGCTGCGCCGCAACAAGGCGACCCATCTCGCGTACCGCATCGCCGTCGGCGTCGTCGGCGGCATCGTCACCATCGGTGGGCTCATCATGGTGCCCGCCCCCGGCCCGGGCTGGCTCGTCGTCTTCGCCGGCATCGCCATCCTCGCCAGCGAGTTCGAGTTCGCCCAGCGGCTGCTCGCCTTCGGCAAGCGCCAGCTGGAGCGTTGGAACCGCTGGCTGATGGCCCAGCCCGTCTGGGTGCGGGGGCTCGTCGGCCTGGCCACCCTCGCCTTCGTGTGGCTGCTGTTCTGGGGCTACTTCGCCTGGCAGGGCGTGCCGCAGTTCGTGCCCGACTGGGCCGCCCAGTGGCTCCAGCGGCTGCCCGGGGTCGACTGA
- a CDS encoding glycoside hydrolase family 13 protein, protein MSPHADDAPPPAETPTAGHPTPVPARREPGWWRDAVVYQVYPRSFADSDGDGVGDIPGITAHLDHLADLGVDVLWLSPVYRSPMDDNGYDISDYEDVDPLFGTLADLDALIEGCHAHGIRVVMDLVVNHTSDEHPWFVEARDPASPKRDWYWWRPPREGHAAGTPGAEPTNWGAAFSGPAWHLDPHSGEYYLHLFSPKQPDLNWENPEVRSAVYAMMRRWVDRGVDGFRMDVINLISKDVGLPDAPQEPGQPYGSSFDLVANGPRLDEYLAEMNREVGLTDQHLLTVGEMPGSTIDVARRVTDPDRRELDMVFTFEHVDLDVAPGGAKWDLADVPLPVLKRSLERWQVGLADVGWNSLYWNNHDQPRVVSRFGDDSPEHRVASAKTLGTVLHLHRGTPYVYQGEELGMANAGFETLEQYRDIESVNYHAEATSLGLAAETVMRSLAVKSRDNARTPMQWDDTASAGFTTGTPWLAVNPDHVDVNAAAARRDPQSVFAHYRALIALRHSDECVVDGRFELLLPDHEQLWVFTRTLGDERLLVLANCSSDAVTVDPSHVPDVVGGEVLLATHDGRTGLDLAPWESRVLRLA, encoded by the coding sequence GTGAGTCCCCACGCCGACGACGCCCCGCCGCCCGCCGAGACCCCGACCGCCGGCCACCCGACACCGGTCCCCGCCCGGCGCGAACCGGGCTGGTGGCGTGACGCGGTGGTCTACCAGGTCTACCCACGTTCGTTCGCCGACAGCGACGGCGACGGGGTGGGCGACATCCCCGGCATCACCGCCCACCTCGACCACCTCGCCGACCTGGGGGTCGACGTCCTCTGGCTCTCGCCCGTCTACCGCTCGCCGATGGACGACAACGGCTACGACATCAGCGACTACGAGGACGTCGACCCGCTCTTCGGGACCCTCGCCGACCTCGACGCCCTCATCGAGGGGTGCCACGCCCACGGCATCCGGGTCGTCATGGACCTCGTCGTCAACCACACGTCCGACGAGCACCCGTGGTTCGTCGAGGCGCGCGACCCGGCCTCGCCGAAGCGCGACTGGTACTGGTGGCGTCCGCCGCGCGAGGGCCACGCGGCAGGCACCCCGGGCGCGGAGCCGACCAACTGGGGCGCGGCCTTCTCGGGGCCGGCCTGGCACCTCGACCCGCACAGCGGGGAGTACTACCTGCACCTCTTCTCGCCCAAGCAGCCCGACCTCAACTGGGAGAACCCGGAGGTGCGCAGTGCGGTCTACGCGATGATGCGGCGCTGGGTCGACCGCGGCGTCGACGGGTTCCGCATGGACGTCATCAACCTCATCAGCAAGGACGTGGGCCTCCCCGACGCGCCGCAGGAGCCCGGGCAGCCCTACGGCAGCTCGTTCGACCTCGTCGCGAACGGGCCGCGCCTCGACGAGTATCTCGCGGAGATGAACCGCGAGGTCGGGCTCACCGACCAGCACCTGCTCACCGTCGGAGAGATGCCGGGCTCGACGATCGACGTCGCCCGGCGGGTGACCGACCCCGACCGTCGCGAGCTCGACATGGTCTTCACCTTCGAGCACGTCGACCTCGACGTCGCGCCCGGTGGCGCCAAGTGGGACCTCGCCGACGTGCCGCTGCCGGTGCTCAAGCGCAGCCTCGAGCGGTGGCAGGTGGGCCTGGCCGACGTCGGCTGGAACTCGCTCTACTGGAACAACCACGACCAGCCCCGCGTCGTGTCCCGCTTCGGCGACGACTCCCCCGAGCACCGCGTCGCCTCGGCGAAGACGCTGGGCACCGTGCTGCACCTGCACCGGGGGACGCCGTACGTCTACCAGGGCGAGGAGCTCGGCATGGCCAACGCCGGCTTCGAGACCCTCGAGCAGTACCGCGACATCGAGTCGGTCAACTACCACGCGGAGGCGACGAGCCTCGGTCTCGCCGCCGAGACGGTCATGCGGTCGCTCGCCGTCAAGAGCCGTGACAACGCCCGCACGCCGATGCAGTGGGACGACACGGCATCCGCCGGCTTCACGACCGGGACGCCCTGGCTCGCAGTCAACCCCGACCACGTCGACGTGAACGCCGCTGCGGCGCGGCGCGATCCGCAGTCGGTGTTCGCGCACTACCGCGCGCTCATCGCCCTGCGTCACTCTGACGAGTGCGTCGTCGACGGCCGCTTCGAGCTGCTGCTGCCCGACCACGAGCAGCTCTGGGTCTTCACCCGCACCCTCGGCGACGAGCGCCTGCTCGTGCTGGCCAACTGCTCGTCGGATGCTGTCACCGTCGACCCGTCTCACGTGCCCGACGTCGTCGGCGGCGAGGTGCTGCTCGCGACGCACGACGGGCGCACCGGCCTCGATCTCGCCCCGTGGGAGTCGCGGGTGCTGCGCCTCGCCTGA